One window of Chryseobacterium sp. JJR-5R genomic DNA carries:
- the radC gene encoding RadC family protein, translating into MSIKFLAEDDRPREKFLQKGKNSLSDSELLAIIMGSGNRDETAVELGQKILASVDNDWHLLSLLSIQDLMKFKGVGQVKAISIATALEIGRRRARQEISEIKVISGSNDAYQIFKNQMADLRTEEFWAIFLNQRNKIIHTAKLTEGGISQSIVDVRVLFKTALDHFSTGIIVAHNHPSGNLKPSREDMDITQKIKEAGKILGIQLLDHLIITQNSYFSFSDDGIL; encoded by the coding sequence ATGTCTATAAAATTCTTAGCTGAAGACGACCGTCCCCGCGAAAAATTTTTACAGAAAGGTAAAAATTCGCTATCTGATTCCGAGCTGCTGGCCATTATTATGGGAAGCGGCAATAGGGATGAAACGGCAGTGGAGCTGGGCCAGAAAATACTGGCTTCGGTTGATAATGACTGGCACCTGCTGAGCCTGCTCTCAATCCAGGACCTTATGAAATTTAAAGGCGTGGGACAGGTAAAGGCCATTTCTATTGCAACAGCACTGGAAATTGGCAGAAGAAGGGCCAGGCAGGAAATTTCGGAGATCAAAGTGATTTCCGGCAGCAATGATGCCTATCAGATTTTCAAAAACCAGATGGCGGATCTGCGCACAGAAGAATTCTGGGCCATCTTTCTTAATCAGAGAAACAAGATCATTCATACGGCTAAACTGACTGAAGGCGGAATCAGCCAGTCGATTGTCGATGTCAGGGTTTTATTTAAAACGGCTTTGGATCATTTTTCAACAGGTATTATTGTTGCGCACAACCATCCTTCAGGAAATTTAAAACCGAGCCGGGAAGATATGGATATTACACAAAAGATAAAAGAGGCCGGGAAAATACTGGGCATCCAGCTTCTGGACCACCTGATTATTACCCAAAATTCTTACTTCAGTTTTTCAGATGACGGCATATTATGA
- a CDS encoding sodium-translocating pyrophosphatase: MDLFLLVPIFGVIALLYTFLQSNWVSKQDAGDEKMKTISGYIADGAMAFLKAEYRILLYFVVIVAVLLAIMGASNADSHWTIGLAFAIGAVFSALAGFIGMKIATKANVRTTQAAKTSLSKALKVSFTGGSVMGMGVAGLAVLGLGALFLIIRQIFAPDATVDSDEMKRTIEILTGFSLGAESIALFARVGGGIYTKAADVGADLVGKVEAGIPEDDPRNPATIADNVGDNVGDVAGMGADLFGSYVATVLATMVLGRETMSEDAFGGFAPILLPMLIAGTGILFSMAGTLLVRINDHEGSSTSNVQNALNLGNWGSIVITAIVSYFLVTYILPDKMVLRGHEFTKMGVFGAIMVGLIVGTLMSIITEYYTAMGKRPVSSIVRQSSTGHATNIIGGLSVGMESTLLPIIVLAGGIYGSYLCAGLYGVAIAAAGMMATTAMQLAIDAFGPIADNAGGIAEMCELPKEVRERTDILDAVGNTTAATGKGFAIASAALTALALFAAFVGIAGIDGIDIYRADVLAGLFVGGMIPFIFSSLAITAVGQAAMAMVEEVRRQFREIPGILEGTARPEYEKCVAISTDASIRKMMLPGAIAIVSPLLIGFIFGPEVLGGFLAGATVCGVLMGMFQNNAGGAWDNAKKSFEKGVDINGQMYYKGSEPHKASVTGDTVGDPFKDTSGPSMNILIKLMSIVSLVIAPTLAILHKDKIEANRAAKIESLTGMKSTQTVGNTAAILVPAEIKGYLNENGDFVYDTGTLQEVQLKGGKKISIGGNSRLLQMYQLIKNKDQSLLDPNKWFTIENLYFETGSSELRAGSEAQLLNLAEILNAYPNLKIKLGGYTDNTGNEESNQTLSNLRAQTARLKLLELGVAGDRLEAEGYGAQHPVCEANDTDECMAKNRRIDIRVLSL; encoded by the coding sequence ATGGATTTATTCTTATTAGTGCCAATTTTTGGTGTCATTGCTCTACTGTACACATTTCTTCAGAGTAACTGGGTAAGTAAGCAGGATGCCGGAGATGAAAAGATGAAAACAATCAGCGGCTATATTGCTGACGGTGCTATGGCTTTTCTGAAAGCCGAGTACAGAATTTTGTTGTATTTTGTAGTTATTGTAGCTGTTTTATTAGCCATAATGGGTGCGAGCAACGCAGATTCCCACTGGACCATCGGCCTTGCCTTCGCTATCGGCGCTGTATTCTCTGCACTTGCCGGGTTCATCGGGATGAAGATTGCCACAAAAGCCAATGTAAGGACTACACAGGCCGCAAAAACTTCACTGTCTAAAGCTTTAAAAGTTTCTTTTACCGGAGGATCCGTAATGGGAATGGGCGTTGCCGGATTGGCTGTCTTAGGGCTGGGTGCTTTATTTTTAATCATCAGACAGATTTTTGCACCTGATGCCACAGTGGATTCTGATGAAATGAAAAGAACCATTGAAATCCTTACAGGATTTTCCCTGGGTGCAGAATCAATTGCCTTATTTGCCAGGGTAGGCGGCGGTATTTATACCAAGGCAGCTGATGTAGGCGCCGACCTGGTAGGAAAAGTGGAAGCCGGAATTCCTGAAGACGATCCAAGGAATCCCGCTACCATTGCAGATAATGTAGGGGATAATGTTGGGGATGTTGCCGGAATGGGAGCCGACTTATTCGGGTCTTACGTAGCCACGGTTTTAGCTACGATGGTATTGGGAAGGGAAACCATGTCTGAAGATGCTTTCGGTGGCTTTGCCCCGATCCTTTTGCCGATGCTTATCGCAGGTACAGGAATTCTTTTTTCAATGGCCGGGACTTTACTGGTAAGAATCAATGATCATGAAGGATCATCAACGTCAAATGTTCAGAATGCTTTGAATCTGGGGAACTGGGGAAGTATTGTCATTACCGCAATCGTTTCATATTTTCTCGTAACTTATATTTTGCCGGATAAAATGGTTTTAAGAGGCCACGAATTTACTAAAATGGGTGTCTTCGGGGCAATTATGGTCGGTCTGATTGTAGGAACCTTAATGAGCATTATCACAGAATATTATACGGCAATGGGGAAAAGGCCCGTTTCCAGTATTGTAAGGCAGTCTTCAACAGGGCATGCCACCAATATCATTGGCGGGCTTTCCGTTGGGATGGAGTCTACTTTGCTGCCGATTATTGTTCTGGCCGGAGGCATCTATGGCTCCTACTTGTGTGCCGGACTGTACGGTGTGGCGATTGCCGCCGCCGGAATGATGGCCACAACTGCCATGCAGCTTGCCATTGATGCATTCGGGCCGATTGCAGATAATGCAGGCGGAATTGCGGAAATGTGCGAGCTCCCGAAAGAAGTCCGTGAAAGAACCGATATACTGGACGCCGTGGGAAACACAACAGCCGCTACAGGAAAAGGATTTGCCATCGCTTCCGCCGCTTTAACCGCTTTAGCCTTATTTGCCGCATTCGTAGGCATTGCAGGCATTGACGGCATTGATATTTACAGAGCCGACGTACTGGCCGGATTGTTTGTAGGCGGAATGATTCCTTTCATATTTTCATCCCTTGCCATTACAGCCGTAGGGCAGGCAGCCATGGCGATGGTAGAGGAAGTACGCAGGCAGTTCCGGGAAATTCCCGGGATTTTGGAAGGCACGGCACGTCCCGAATATGAAAAATGCGTTGCGATTTCTACCGATGCGTCCATCAGGAAAATGATGCTTCCCGGAGCAATTGCCATTGTTTCACCGTTGTTGATCGGATTTATTTTCGGGCCGGAAGTATTGGGCGGTTTCTTAGCCGGTGCAACCGTATGCGGGGTACTGATGGGTATGTTCCAGAACAATGCAGGAGGGGCCTGGGACAATGCCAAAAAATCTTTTGAAAAAGGAGTGGATATCAACGGCCAGATGTACTACAAGGGCTCAGAACCGCATAAAGCATCAGTAACAGGTGATACCGTGGGAGATCCTTTCAAAGATACTTCAGGGCCGTCCATGAATATCCTGATCAAACTCATGTCTATTGTTTCGCTGGTTATTGCCCCGACCCTAGCCATACTGCATAAAGACAAAATAGAAGCAAACAGAGCCGCTAAAATTGAAAGCTTAACCGGAATGAAGAGTACCCAAACTGTGGGAAATACGGCAGCAATACTGGTTCCGGCGGAGATTAAAGGGTATTTAAATGAAAACGGCGACTTCGTCTATGATACCGGAACTCTTCAGGAAGTACAGCTGAAAGGCGGAAAGAAAATTTCCATTGGAGGGAACAGCCGACTGCTTCAGATGTACCAGCTGATAAAGAACAAAGACCAGTCATTATTGGATCCGAACAAATGGTTTACGATTGAAAATCTTTATTTCGAGACCGGTTCAAGCGAATTACGTGCAGGTTCCGAAGCACAGCTGCTGAATTTAGCGGAAATTCTTAATGCTTATCCGAATCTTAAAATAAAACTGGGAGGATATACCGACAATACAGGAAATGAAGAAAGCAACCAGACCCTTTCCAATCTCAGGGCTCAGACAGCCAGGCTGAAATTGCTGGAGCTGGGTGTTGCCGGAGACCGGTTGGAAGCAGAAGGGTACGGGGCTCAGCATCCGGTCTGCGAAGCCAACGATACAGACGAATGTATGGCAAAAAACAGGAGGATTGACATCAGGGTTTTATCACTCTAA
- a CDS encoding phosphatase PAP2 family protein, translated as MQEKYPPFVYKTSKIISDFFNPLVSLVLFFFYMSIKSYSLHDSLTYFVPILLIIIIPVVIWLVWNVKTGRYTNMDVSNRVQRISLYFFIAACVIAYIAFDYFRKGHVDLIMIFILILLLVMQLSNYFIKSSMHTAFNVLVAALFFALNTVLGIAWLGIAVLVGITRVIVGRHTPKEVIMGAVIAFMVSFIYLYCHIQFQP; from the coding sequence ATGCAGGAAAAATACCCCCCGTTTGTTTATAAAACTTCAAAAATCATATCAGATTTCTTCAATCCTTTGGTCTCTTTGGTACTCTTTTTCTTCTACATGAGCATCAAATCTTATTCTTTACATGATTCCCTGACCTATTTTGTTCCGATACTGCTGATCATCATAATCCCTGTGGTTATCTGGCTGGTATGGAACGTAAAAACCGGCCGGTATACCAATATGGATGTATCCAACCGCGTTCAGCGGATTTCCCTGTATTTCTTCATCGCAGCATGTGTCATCGCTTACATTGCTTTTGACTATTTCAGAAAAGGGCATGTTGATCTGATCATGATCTTTATTTTGATTCTGCTTCTGGTCATGCAGCTCAGCAATTACTTCATCAAAAGTTCCATGCATACGGCATTTAACGTATTGGTTGCCGCTTTATTTTTTGCGCTGAATACGGTATTGGGAATTGCCTGGCTCGGTATCGCAGTTTTAGTCGGGATTACTAGGGTTATTGTAGGAAGGCACACCCCGAAAGAGGTGATAATGGGCGCTGTAATTGCTTTTATGGTATCTTTTATCTATCTTTATTGCCATATACAATTTCAACCGTAA
- a CDS encoding pyruvate dehydrogenase complex dihydrolipoamide acetyltransferase, protein MAEVITMPRLSDTMTEGKVAKWHKKIGDQVKEGDILAEIETDKAVQDFESEIEGTLLYVGVEEGGAAAVDSVLAIIGKEGEDISGLTGGEAPKADDSEEKKSEEELKTENNATSVEQTDAEIPAGVEMITMPRLSDTMTEGKVAKWHKNVGDTVKEGDLLAEIETDKAVQDFESEFNGVLLKQGVEEGGAAPVDSVLAIIGPEGTDVSGVGAPKPAGQSSEKPAEKKPEAKEEKEQAAPAENASSSDRVAISPLAKKMAEDKGVDIHNLQGSGENGRIVKKDIENYQPSAGKQTSEPAQVSSSAAAQVAVSFVQGEDTETPNSQVRNIIAKRLSESKFSAPHYYLMVEINMDKAIEARKEINSLPDTKISFNDMIIKATAVALRKHPQVNSSWAGDKVIHRGNINIGVAVAIPDGLVVPVLKNTDQMNYTQISAAVKDMAGRAKSKGLKANEMEGSTFSVSNLGMFGIETFTSIINQPNAAILSVGAIIEKPVVKNGQIVVGNIMKLSLACDHRVVDGATGAQFLQTLKTYLESPLTLLL, encoded by the coding sequence ATGGCAGAAGTAATTACAATGCCGCGCCTTTCTGATACAATGACAGAAGGGAAAGTGGCAAAATGGCATAAAAAAATAGGAGATCAGGTAAAAGAAGGAGATATCTTAGCTGAAATTGAAACTGATAAAGCCGTTCAGGATTTTGAATCTGAGATAGAAGGTACTCTTTTATATGTAGGAGTGGAAGAAGGCGGTGCAGCTGCTGTAGATTCTGTTTTAGCGATTATCGGTAAAGAAGGAGAAGATATTTCCGGGTTAACCGGCGGGGAGGCTCCTAAGGCTGATGATTCTGAAGAAAAAAAATCTGAAGAAGAATTAAAGACAGAAAATAATGCTACCAGTGTAGAGCAGACCGATGCTGAAATTCCTGCAGGGGTAGAAATGATTACCATGCCGAGACTTTCTGATACCATGACGGAAGGTAAAGTGGCTAAGTGGCACAAAAACGTAGGCGATACCGTGAAAGAAGGAGACCTTCTTGCGGAAATCGAAACCGATAAAGCCGTTCAGGATTTTGAGTCTGAGTTTAACGGCGTATTGCTGAAGCAGGGTGTTGAAGAAGGCGGTGCCGCTCCTGTGGATTCCGTATTGGCCATTATCGGGCCTGAAGGAACGGATGTTTCAGGAGTTGGTGCTCCGAAACCAGCCGGCCAGTCTTCAGAAAAGCCGGCCGAAAAGAAGCCTGAGGCAAAAGAAGAGAAAGAACAGGCCGCTCCGGCTGAAAATGCTTCTTCTTCTGACCGGGTAGCCATCTCTCCGTTAGCTAAAAAAATGGCTGAGGATAAAGGAGTGGATATCCATAACCTTCAGGGTTCCGGAGAAAATGGAAGAATCGTTAAAAAAGATATTGAAAACTACCAGCCTTCAGCCGGGAAACAAACTTCTGAACCGGCGCAGGTATCATCATCTGCGGCAGCGCAGGTAGCCGTAAGCTTTGTTCAGGGAGAAGATACTGAAACGCCGAACTCACAGGTAAGAAATATCATTGCCAAGCGTCTTTCTGAAAGCAAATTCTCTGCGCCTCACTACTATTTGATGGTAGAGATCAATATGGATAAAGCCATAGAAGCCAGAAAAGAAATCAATTCTTTGCCGGATACGAAAATTTCTTTCAATGATATGATCATTAAGGCAACGGCGGTTGCATTGAGAAAACATCCGCAGGTGAATTCAAGCTGGGCAGGCGACAAGGTGATCCACAGAGGAAACATCAACATCGGCGTAGCAGTAGCTATTCCTGACGGGTTGGTTGTGCCTGTGCTTAAGAACACAGACCAGATGAACTATACGCAGATTTCTGCTGCGGTAAAAGATATGGCAGGAAGAGCAAAATCCAAAGGCCTTAAAGCCAATGAAATGGAAGGTTCCACCTTCTCTGTTTCCAACCTGGGAATGTTCGGGATTGAAACGTTCACCAGCATCATCAACCAGCCGAACGCGGCCATCCTTTCAGTAGGAGCCATTATCGAGAAGCCGGTTGTGAAAAACGGACAGATTGTAGTCGGAAATATCATGAAGCTTTCTTTAGCATGTGACCACAGAGTGGTAGACGGTGCTACAGGAGCTCAGTTCTTACAGACTTTAAAAACATATCTGGAAAGTCCTTTAACACTGTTGCTGTAA
- a CDS encoding S8 family peptidase codes for MKSKILPLVLLAGFFSYAQNKLYYVQVSNESSAPKITDINGKIAIMHSDERITRVFSKYDVHTFEKAFPTTRTPYLQNIYLLEAGKEGIAEELKNYAGYFPLVEETFRPGLLYIPNDYNFPSGSSNPIKSLELINVKEAWDYTHGDPNFKIGISDTPIRTTHEDLSGKVTSLTTTSMVPDFHGTAVSSQAAANTDNNRGIPGTGFNSSILFKYMNDGSLMNTLLVLSQNGARVVNASWYNSCSYSAIDQLVIDEIHDNGTVIIVAAGNGGTCGGPDNYVYPASYNNVISVSTVGYFDVGYTYNNIPYSWQDRVEEIIGNPNTTHQHNDMVDLRAPGINVLGALADSDSSYGGAWGTSIAAPQIAGVVALLFSVNSCLNPDEVETILKLTSANLDNIPENQPYVGKLGAGRIDAGKATKIAWQMNPANGGEVLIKDRSFSKWDFELTNSAEFIRIQNESFTQNANVRFKAKKSITLDTNTVLEPGTGSSHYLYIDDTNSCYAFSPRPGKSEDLAKKTAKITEVTRDDITLYPIPAKDNLFVKTNKELKNSTVKIFDMSNRLVFEKTMSINNTASIDISLLLKGVYFIDITDSNSKSHYAKKFIKQ; via the coding sequence ATGAAAAGTAAAATACTCCCGTTGGTATTGTTGGCAGGTTTTTTTTCATATGCTCAGAACAAACTTTATTACGTTCAGGTTTCCAATGAAAGCAGTGCCCCAAAAATAACTGACATTAATGGCAAGATTGCCATAATGCATTCTGATGAGCGGATTACGAGAGTTTTTTCAAAATATGATGTGCATACATTTGAAAAAGCATTTCCGACCACCCGGACCCCTTATCTGCAAAACATATATTTACTGGAAGCCGGTAAAGAAGGAATTGCAGAAGAGCTGAAAAACTATGCGGGATATTTTCCTTTAGTTGAAGAGACATTCAGGCCTGGCCTGCTGTATATTCCGAATGACTATAATTTCCCTTCAGGAAGTTCAAACCCGATAAAAAGCCTGGAACTGATCAATGTAAAAGAAGCCTGGGATTATACACACGGAGATCCGAACTTCAAGATAGGTATAAGCGATACACCCATCAGAACAACTCATGAAGATCTGTCCGGGAAAGTTACCAGCCTTACAACGACTTCCATGGTTCCGGATTTTCACGGAACTGCTGTTTCCAGCCAGGCTGCCGCAAATACGGATAATAATAGAGGAATTCCGGGCACAGGTTTCAACTCCAGTATTTTATTTAAATATATGAACGACGGCAGTTTAATGAATACGCTGTTGGTTTTATCACAGAACGGAGCCAGAGTAGTGAATGCGAGCTGGTACAACTCATGCAGCTACAGCGCAATAGATCAGCTTGTAATTGACGAAATACATGATAACGGCACCGTAATTATTGTGGCTGCAGGCAATGGCGGAACTTGCGGCGGGCCGGATAATTATGTTTATCCTGCAAGTTACAATAATGTCATCAGTGTTTCCACTGTCGGCTATTTTGATGTAGGGTATACTTATAACAATATTCCGTATTCTTGGCAGGACCGTGTCGAAGAAATAATCGGAAATCCGAATACCACCCATCAACATAATGATATGGTCGATTTAAGGGCACCCGGGATCAATGTTTTAGGAGCATTAGCTGACAGTGACAGTTCCTATGGAGGCGCTTGGGGAACTTCAATAGCGGCACCTCAGATAGCCGGTGTAGTGGCCCTTTTGTTTTCAGTAAACAGTTGTTTGAATCCTGACGAAGTAGAAACCATTTTAAAACTCACATCAGCCAATTTAGACAATATTCCTGAAAACCAGCCTTATGTGGGAAAATTAGGTGCCGGAAGAATCGATGCCGGAAAAGCTACAAAAATAGCCTGGCAGATGAATCCTGCGAACGGCGGAGAAGTTTTGATAAAAGATAGAAGTTTCAGCAAGTGGGATTTTGAACTTACAAATTCTGCAGAATTTATAAGAATTCAAAATGAAAGCTTCACACAGAATGCCAATGTCAGATTCAAAGCTAAAAAAAGCATAACCTTAGATACGAATACGGTATTGGAGCCGGGGACAGGCAGCAGCCATTATCTGTACATCGATGATACAAACAGCTGTTATGCTTTTAGTCCGCGTCCCGGTAAATCTGAAGATTTGGCTAAAAAAACAGCAAAAATTACTGAAGTGACTCGTGATGACATTACTCTTTATCCGATTCCCGCTAAAGATAATCTATTCGTTAAAACGAATAAAGAATTAAAGAACAGCACAGTTAAAATCTTTGATATGAGCAACAGACTGGTATTTGAAAAAACCATGTCAATAAACAATACAGCTTCAATAGATATTTCACTCCTGCTGAAAGGGGTTTATTTTATTGATATTACAGACAGCAATTCTAAATCACATTACGCTAAAAAGTTTATCAAGCAATAA
- a CDS encoding ABC transporter ATP-binding protein, protein MIKARNIHKFYGNLEVLKGVDIHIKMGEVVSIVGESGAGKSTLLQILGTLDQPSHSNKFGTEISIAQESFINMNDKQLSKFRNQNIGFVFQFHQLLPEFTALENVLLPTKIAGANEKEAVEKAYALFEDLKIEQRLHHKPNQLSGGEAQRVAVARALINSPKIIFADEPTGNLDSKNADDLHRLFFDLRDKYNQTFVIVTHNPNLAEITDRKLVMKDGLIIE, encoded by the coding sequence ATGATTAAAGCAAGGAATATCCATAAATTTTATGGGAATTTAGAAGTATTGAAGGGCGTTGATATTCATATCAAAATGGGTGAAGTGGTATCTATTGTGGGAGAATCCGGAGCCGGGAAATCTACGTTGCTGCAGATCCTGGGAACACTGGACCAGCCTTCCCATTCAAACAAATTCGGTACTGAAATATCCATTGCGCAGGAGTCTTTTATCAATATGAATGATAAGCAGCTTTCTAAGTTCAGAAACCAGAACATCGGGTTTGTATTTCAGTTCCATCAGCTGCTTCCTGAATTTACGGCTCTGGAAAACGTCCTGCTCCCGACTAAGATTGCCGGTGCTAATGAAAAAGAAGCGGTTGAAAAGGCTTATGCTTTATTTGAAGACCTGAAAATTGAACAGAGGCTGCACCATAAGCCCAACCAGCTTTCGGGTGGTGAAGCACAGAGGGTGGCCGTAGCAAGGGCTCTGATCAATTCCCCTAAAATTATTTTTGCCGATGAGCCTACCGGTAACTTGGATTCAAAAAATGCAGATGACCTCCATCGACTTTTTTTTGACCTGAGAGACAAGTACAACCAGACATTTGTGATTGTAACCCATAATCCCAACCTTGCAGAAATTACCGACAGGAAGTTGGTGATGAAAGACGGATTGATTATCGAATAA
- a CDS encoding inorganic pyrophosphatase, which translates to MIPNFKAHPWHGISAGPDAPNVVNVFVEIVPSDTIKYEVDKETGFLKVDRPQKFSNIIPALYGFVPRTYCDAAVMKLAVERGAEDVTMGDHDPLDICVLSSHNIHSGGLLMEAIPIGGFKMIDGGEADDKIVAVMIGDHAFGHFRDISELPDAEVKRLMHYFLTYKNLPDEPAKCRIQEVYGAEHARKVITASQEDYANKYGG; encoded by the coding sequence ATGATTCCAAATTTTAAAGCACATCCATGGCACGGGATTTCTGCAGGACCAGATGCGCCGAATGTTGTTAATGTTTTCGTGGAGATTGTTCCTTCTGATACCATTAAATATGAAGTAGATAAAGAAACCGGTTTTCTGAAGGTGGACAGGCCTCAAAAATTCTCAAATATTATCCCGGCTCTGTACGGCTTTGTTCCGAGAACCTACTGTGATGCTGCTGTCATGAAACTGGCAGTTGAAAGAGGGGCGGAAGATGTGACTATGGGAGATCATGACCCGCTTGATATCTGTGTTTTGAGTTCCCACAACATCCATTCAGGAGGTTTATTGATGGAGGCTATTCCGATCGGCGGCTTTAAAATGATTGACGGAGGGGAAGCTGATGATAAAATTGTTGCTGTAATGATCGGAGACCATGCTTTCGGGCACTTCAGGGATATTTCAGAATTGCCTGACGCAGAAGTGAAACGATTAATGCACTATTTCCTGACTTACAAAAATTTGCCGGATGAGCCTGCAAAATGCAGAATCCAGGAAGTATACGGTGCCGAGCACGCCAGAAAAGTAATTACAGCTTCTCAGGAAGATTATGCCAACAAATACGGAGGATAG
- the pdhA gene encoding pyruvate dehydrogenase (acetyl-transferring) E1 component subunit alpha yields the protein MKEFSKEVYLKWYEDMTMWRRFEDKCRSLYLKQKIRGFLHLYNGQEAIPAGFTHAMDLTKDSMITAYRCHIHPMAMGVDPKRIMAELCGKATGTSGGMGGSMHIFSKEHRFYGGHGIVGGQIPLGAGIAFADQYFDRKAVNICFFGDGAARQGSLHETFNMAMNWKLPVVFVVENNQYAMGTSVKRTANHEDIYKLGLGYEMPCLAVDAMDPEKVAEAAYEAIERARRGDGPTFIEARTYRFRGHSMSDAEPYRSKEEVSIHKSDDPIELIKQRILSNNWATEEELEATDSKSRDFVEECIEFMENSPYPDPEKIYEYVYAQENYPFLNKLEN from the coding sequence ATGAAAGAATTTTCTAAAGAGGTATACCTGAAGTGGTATGAAGATATGACAATGTGGAGAAGGTTTGAAGACAAATGCCGTTCTCTTTATCTAAAACAAAAAATCAGAGGTTTTTTACATTTGTACAACGGTCAGGAAGCTATTCCTGCAGGTTTTACCCATGCAATGGATTTAACTAAAGACAGTATGATTACTGCCTACAGGTGCCACATCCATCCTATGGCTATGGGAGTAGATCCTAAAAGAATCATGGCAGAACTTTGCGGAAAAGCCACGGGCACCTCCGGAGGTATGGGCGGATCTATGCACATTTTCAGCAAAGAACACAGATTTTACGGTGGTCATGGTATTGTGGGAGGACAGATTCCTTTAGGTGCAGGTATTGCCTTTGCAGACCAGTATTTCGACAGAAAAGCGGTGAATATCTGTTTTTTCGGGGACGGGGCTGCAAGACAGGGTTCACTGCATGAAACGTTTAACATGGCGATGAATTGGAAATTGCCTGTGGTATTTGTGGTAGAAAACAACCAGTATGCGATGGGGACTTCTGTAAAAAGAACCGCCAACCATGAAGACATCTATAAATTAGGTCTGGGCTATGAAATGCCTTGTCTTGCGGTAGATGCAATGGATCCTGAAAAAGTTGCCGAAGCAGCTTACGAAGCTATTGAAAGAGCAAGAAGAGGAGACGGGCCTACTTTTATTGAGGCAAGAACATACCGTTTCAGAGGGCATTCCATGTCTGACGCAGAGCCTTACAGATCCAAAGAGGAAGTGTCGATCCATAAAAGCGATGACCCGATTGAGCTGATCAAACAAAGAATTTTATCAAACAACTGGGCAACCGAAGAAGAACTGGAAGCAACAGACAGCAAATCAAGAGATTTTGTTGAAGAGTGCATTGAGTTCATGGAAAATTCCCCGTATCCGGATCCTGAAAAAATCTACGAGTATGTATATGCTCAGGAAAATTATCCGTTCTTAAACAAATTAGAAAACTAA
- a CDS encoding BlaI/MecI/CopY family transcriptional regulator yields MKINHLTSAEENLMRLLWKLHSFYLKDIMDQHPEPKPHQNTVSTYLKILVEKGYLSTAKEGRIFRYTAVVPFEEYRKFLLQELADRFFSNSGKEVLELLINEHMVSQDDIKELGIGIAVISPEEIKEPTFEYADEILNPKKTKDKKKVKSKEKDKKKKKNK; encoded by the coding sequence ATGAAAATAAATCATCTCACATCTGCTGAAGAAAACCTGATGAGGCTGTTATGGAAGCTTCATTCATTTTATTTAAAGGACATTATGGACCAGCATCCGGAACCTAAGCCCCACCAGAACACCGTTTCTACCTATCTGAAAATACTGGTTGAGAAAGGTTATCTGTCTACTGCAAAAGAAGGACGGATTTTCAGATATACTGCAGTTGTACCGTTTGAAGAATACCGGAAGTTTTTATTACAGGAACTTGCAGACCGTTTTTTCAGCAATTCCGGAAAAGAGGTTCTGGAACTTTTAATAAATGAGCATATGGTTTCTCAGGATGATATAAAAGAACTGGGCATTGGCATTGCCGTCATCAGTCCGGAAGAAATAAAAGAACCGACTTTTGAATATGCAGATGAAATCCTGAACCCGAAAAAAACAAAGGATAAAAAGAAAGTAAAAAGTAAAGAAAAAGATAAAAAGAAGAAGAAAAATAAGTAA
- a CDS encoding murein L,D-transpeptidase catalytic domain-containing protein — protein sequence MKHLIFLLIMLGSYSAIEFQPSSAAEKYLPKSKISEIRNFIKGKNYHQDLAVFINFKIHSGKYRYFVYDLRNDKVLQKAIVAHGEGSVVGKSGLLKFSNTDGSHQSSLGKYEIRESYSGKFGKAYRLEGLDETNNNARKLSEHMYWIGKQDY from the coding sequence ATGAAACACCTTATTTTTTTATTGATTATGCTGGGTTCCTATTCAGCAATTGAATTTCAGCCATCATCTGCTGCCGAAAAATATCTGCCCAAATCAAAAATTTCTGAGATCAGAAATTTCATCAAAGGAAAAAATTATCATCAGGACCTTGCGGTTTTCATCAATTTCAAGATCCATTCCGGGAAGTACCGGTATTTTGTGTATGATCTCAGGAATGATAAAGTTTTACAAAAAGCGATTGTCGCACACGGGGAAGGTTCTGTTGTCGGAAAGTCGGGACTTTTAAAGTTTAGCAATACAGACGGTTCCCATCAGTCGTCTTTAGGCAAATATGAGATCAGGGAAAGCTATTCCGGGAAATTCGGTAAAGCTTACCGTCTGGAAGGCCTGGATGAAACCAACAACAATGCCAGGAAATTATCGGAGCATATGTACTGGATAGGAAAACAGGATTATTAG